From Aspergillus chevalieri M1 DNA, chromosome 4, nearly complete sequence, a single genomic window includes:
- a CDS encoding RING finger domain protein (COG:O;~EggNog:ENOG410PN69;~InterPro:IPR001841,IPR013083;~PFAM:PF13923,PF13920,PF00097,PF13639) has product MPDDVELRQEILQRTLEEVAQEKKQHQNHRNENAEEEGAANPCVICLDAIAEPGIAIPCGHANFDFLCFLSWLEQRPSCPLCKKEVISVKYDLDAAEGPKIYKLPPPAPPTAPTSTTAPPSHRPHRPDFRRGRRPPREAQRPRAPEPDDPLLRRRHVYRNQLYSLRVGSNRLSQYRELTPELFNCDEQLVSRARKWIRRELRVFSFLNPDPEEEDEGPGPSRNNRIAHPGQQRLENRRGNNAEFLLEYVIAILRTVDVKGSAGQAEELLRDFLGRDNARLFLHELSSWLRSPYMSLEDWDRNVQYEDTVGRPSRVPGPRGLEHDRRSTPVFGPDRRSGRGRISKPYSPRRPYDRGRSRDASTQARRIQSARDRYIPD; this is encoded by the exons ATGCCTGATGATGTCGAACTGCGGCAGGAGATTCTGCAAAGGACGCTGGAGGAAGTAGCGCAGGAGAAGAAACAGCACCAGAACCACCGGAACGAAAACgcggaagaggaaggagcGGCCAATCCGTGTGTGATATGCTTGGACGCGATCGCAGAGCCGGGAATAGCTATACCTTGCGGACATGCGAATTTTGattttctctgcttcttgAGTTGGTTGGAACAGCGGCCGAGTTGCCCTCTGT GCAAGAAGGAAGTTATTTCGGTGAAATACGACCTAGATGCTGCTGAAGGTCCCAAAATTTACAAGTTACCTCCTCCGGCTCCTCCCACTGCTCCTACGTCTACAACTGCACCTCCGTCGCATCGTCCACATCGACCGGATTTCCGTCGCGGCCGCCGTCCTCCCAGAGAAGCGCAACGCCCCCGAGCACCAGAACCAGATGACCCCCTCCTGCGACGAAGACATGTTTATCGCAACCAGCTATATTCCCTACGAGTCGGCTCGAATCGTCTCTCGCAATACCGCGAGTTAACACCAGAGCTCTTCAACTGCGACGAACAACTAGTATCGCGCGCGAGAAAATGGATCCGACGCGAACTGCGCGTATTCAGCTTCTTAAACCCCGAtcccgaagaagaagacgaaggaCCAGGCCCTAGTCGCAATAACCGAATAGCCCATCCCGGCCAACAACGACTAGAAAACCGCCGCGGAAACAACGCCGAGTTCCTCCTCGAGTATGTCATTGCAATCCTCCGCACAGTCGATGTGAAAGGAAGTGCTGGGCAGGCGGAAGAACTACTGCGCGACTTTTTGGGAAGGGATAATGCTCGGTTGTTTCTGCATGAGCTGTCGTCTTGGTTGCGGAGTCCTTATATGTCTCTCGAGGACTGGGATCGCAATGTGCAGTATGAGGATACAGTAGGGAGACCTTCGAGAGTCCCAGGTCCGCGAGGGTTGGAGCATGATCGTCGTTCGACTCCTGTTTTTGGGCCAGATAGGCGCTCTGGGCGTGGGAGGATATCGAAGCCATATTCCCCAAGAAGACCATATGATCGGGGGAGGTCGCGAGATGCGTCGACACAAGCGCGACGAATACAGTCCGCACGAGACAGGTATATCCCTGATTAA